Proteins from a single region of Aquirhabdus parva:
- a CDS encoding regulatory protein RecX codes for MPYPYPKKRTHIDKEQPSTVPAIDDDFEAVETTTLPKAPPQKLPPTGARLRGLAFAMLGRREYSEQEFRNKLLELEANPEEVAELVQEFKTYNYQSDQRMAQMIVRANIRKGRGPARVKQTLRERHVNLELATEDMIETDWLALARALRIKKFGVELPTEPKEKARQLRFLQYRGFDGQTCSKAVMNSASEED; via the coding sequence ATGCCTTACCCCTACCCTAAAAAGCGAACTCACATAGATAAAGAGCAACCGAGTACGGTGCCTGCTATAGATGATGACTTTGAAGCAGTCGAGACGACAACGCTCCCAAAGGCACCTCCGCAAAAATTACCACCGACTGGCGCACGCCTTCGCGGGCTTGCATTTGCCATGCTCGGAAGACGCGAATATTCCGAACAGGAGTTTCGAAACAAACTCTTAGAGCTAGAAGCCAATCCTGAGGAAGTGGCCGAGCTTGTCCAAGAATTCAAAACCTACAATTATCAAAGCGACCAACGCATGGCCCAGATGATCGTACGAGCCAATATCCGCAAAGGGCGCGGCCCTGCACGCGTCAAACAAACGCTGCGTGAACGTCATGTCAATCTAGAGCTTGCGACTGAGGATATGATCGAAACAGATTGGCTGGCTCTTGCTCGAGCACTGCGCATCAAAAAATTTGGCGTAGAGCTCCCAACCGAACCGAAAGAAAAAGCCCGTCAACTGCGTTTTTTGCAATATCGGGGCTTTGATGGGCAGACCTGTAGTAAAGCCGTGATGAATAGTGCATCTGAGGAGGACTGA